Genomic segment of Deinococcota bacterium:
TGGCGCCCAGGCAGGAGACAGCTCTGACGTTGCCGAAGAGGTTGTCGAGCACGTAACGCCAGTGGCAGAGCATATCTATGATGATGCCGCCGCCGTCTTCCTTCCGGTAATTCCAGGAGGGCCGCTGAGCACCTTGCCAGTCGCCCTCGAAAACCCAGTAGCCGAACTCGCCGCGTACCGACAGGATGCGGCCGAAGAAACCCGAATCGATGAGGCGCTTCAGTTTGAGGAGGCCGGGCAGCCACAGCTTGTCTTGAACGACGCCGTTCTTGACGCCGGCGTCGCGGACGAGCCGAGCGAGCTCGAGGGCAGTCCCCAAGTCTGCGGAGATGGGTTTCTCGCAGTAAATGTGCTTGCCTGCTTGGACGGCGGCGCGAACGGCGGGTGCGCGACGGCCGGTGATCTGCGCGTCGAAATAGACGCTCAGCCCCGGGTCGTTCAGGCATTCTTGCAGGTCGGTGCTCCAGCGCTCAACGCCGTGCGCGTGGGCGAGGTTGCGCAGTTTGCTGTCGTTGCGGCCGAGCAGCACGGGCTCGGGCCAGATGACTTCGCTCTCGCCAACGCGCACGCCGCCCTGCTGCAGAATCGCGGCGATGGAGCGGATGAGGTGCTGATTGGTGCCCATGCGGCCGGTGACGCCGTTCATGATGATGCCTACCGTGTGTTTCGTCATAAGCGTTCCTTTATGGGGTGGGTTTCGGTTTCTTGAGCTTC
This window contains:
- a CDS encoding Gfo/Idh/MocA family oxidoreductase, which gives rise to MTKHTVGIIMNGVTGRMGTNQHLIRSIAAILQQGGVRVGESEVIWPEPVLLGRNDSKLRNLAHAHGVERWSTDLQECLNDPGLSVYFDAQITGRRAPAVRAAVQAGKHIYCEKPISADLGTALELARLVRDAGVKNGVVQDKLWLPGLLKLKRLIDSGFFGRILSVRGEFGYWVFEGDWQGAQRPSWNYRKEDGGGIIIDMLCHWRYVLDNLFGNVRAVSCLGATHIPERIDEEGKPYRASADDAAYATFELEGGVIAHINSSWCVRVYRDELATFQVDGTHGSAVAGLRDCKAQSRVTTPKPVWNPDVPNPFDFYEDWQDVPDNALFDNAFKVQWELFLRHVALDEPFRWDLLEAAKGVQLAELGLKSWSERCWCDVPELEL